The following coding sequences lie in one Panicum virgatum strain AP13 chromosome 6N, P.virgatum_v5, whole genome shotgun sequence genomic window:
- the LOC120680257 gene encoding uncharacterized protein LOC120680257 yields the protein MSVEILDGSTVRSFVEDEGAFNSSVDGRFAALDADRDGLLTYAEMAGELMSLRVLEKHFGVDEAAVPADELAALYRGLFARFDRDGSGMVDRQEFRAEMREVLLAVANGLGFLPVQMVVEEGSFLKIAVDRELGQIAKAA from the coding sequence ATGAGCGTGGAGATCCTTGACGGGAGCACTGTCCGGAGCTTCGTGGAGGACGAGGGCGCCTTCAACTCCTCCGTCGACGGCCGCTTCGCCGCGCTGGACGCCGACCGCGACGGCCTGCTCACGTACGCGGAGATGGCCGGCGAGCTcatgagcctccgcgtgctcgagAAGCACTTCGGCGTGGACGAGGCAGCGGTGCCGGCCGACGAGCTCGCCGCGCTCTACCGCGGCCTGTTCGCGCGGTTCGACAGGGACGGCAGCGGCATGGTGGACCGCCAGGAGTTCCGCGCGGAGATGAGGGAGGTGCTGCTCGCCGTGGCCAACGGGCTCGGCTTCCTCCCCGTGCAGATGGTCGTCGAGGAGGGGAGCTTCCTCAAGATCGCCGTCGACAGGGAGCTCGGCCAGATCGCCAAGGCTGCGTAA